Proteins from a single region of Tachysurus vachellii isolate PV-2020 chromosome 15, HZAU_Pvac_v1, whole genome shotgun sequence:
- the LOC132858491 gene encoding LOW QUALITY PROTEIN: basic proline-rich protein-like (The sequence of the model RefSeq protein was modified relative to this genomic sequence to represent the inferred CDS: deleted 1 base in 1 codon), translating to MCTFPPSISRLKQILAEAEAGGVTEASRALIPAFKRFHLPRKDESAEPDGSSFSRVMDQFIRSVTPSHASSHSPQEESGPFLFLNTFYLSCWEDWKQSRVPSRTRTLSHLLSLCNHQPNSHSLVTELREALGGMNSAFFPIDDFIDTMKLLACVTVIDSPPPPPPPHPPPPPPPPPPPHPPPPPPPPPPPPPPPPPPPPPPPPPPPPPPPPPPPPPPPPPPPPPPPPPPPPPPPPPPPPPPPPPPPPPPPPPPPPPHPPPPPPPPPPPPPPPPPPPPPPPPPPPPPPPTPPPPPPPPPPPPPTPPPPPPPPPPPPPPPPPPPPPPPPPPPPPPPPPPPPPPPPPPPPPPPPPPPPPPPPPPPPTPPPPPPPPPPPTPPPPPPPPPPPPPPPPPPPPPPTPPPPPPPPPPPPPPPPPPPPPPPPPPPPPPPPPPPPPPPPRPPLPSPPPPPPHPPPPPPPTPPPPPPPPPPPPPPHPPPPPPPPPPPPPPPPPPPPPPPPPPPPPPPPPPPPPPPPPPPPPPPPPHPPPPPPPPPPHPPPPPPPPASPAAPPPPPPPPPPPPPPPPPPPPPPPPPPHPPPPPPPPPPPPPPPPPPPPPHPPPPPPPPPPPPPPPPPPPTNCPKIMGTFGSFGGLIVE from the exons TTCCTTCTCCCGAGTGATGGATCAGTTCATTCGCTCTGTAACCCCCTCTCATGCGTCCTCTCATTCACCACAGGAGGAGTCTGgcccttttctctttttaaacacCTTCTATCTATCATGCTGGGAGGACTGGAAGCAGTCGCGAGTCCCCTCTCGCACTCGCACGCTCTCGCACCTCCTCTCTCTGTGCAATCACCAG CCAAATTCCCACTCGCTGGTTACAGAACTCCGTGAAGCACTCGGAGGAATGAACTCTGCATTCTTTCCCATAGATGACTTCATAGACACCATGAAGCTATTGGcttgtgtcactgtgattgacag cccacccccccccccccccccacacccccccccccccccccccccccccccccccccccacccccccccccccccccccccccccccccccccccccccccccccccccccccccccccccccccccccccccccccccccccccccccccccccccccccccccccccccccccccccccccccccccaccccccccccccccccccccaccccccccccccccccccccccccccccccccccccccccccccccccccccccccccccccccccccccccccccccccccaccccccccccccccccccccccccccccccccccccccccccccccccccccccccccccaccccccccccccccccccccccccccccccccc acccccccccccccccccccccccccccccccccccccccccacccccccccccccccccccccccccccccccccccccccccccccccccccccccccccccccccccccccccccccccccccccccccccccccccccccccccccccccccccacccccccccccccccccccccccccccccccccccccccccccccccccccccaccccccccccccacccccccccccccccccccccccccccccccccccaccccccccccccccccccccccccccccacccccccccccccccccccccccccccccccccccccccaccccccccccccccccccccccccccccccccccccccccccccccaccccccccccccccccccccccccccccccccccccccaccgccacccccccccccccccccccccccccccccgcgcccccccctcccctcccccccccccccccccccacaccccccccccccccccccccccacccccccccccccccccccccccccccccccccccccccccccccaccccccccccccccccccccccccccccccccccccccccccccccccccccccacccccccccccccccccccccccccccccccccccccccccaccccccccccccccccccccccccccccccccccccccccccccccccccccaccccccccccccccccccccccccccccccccaccccccccccccccccccccccccggcCTCGCCCGCcgcgcccccccccccccccccccccccccccccccccccccccccccccccccccccccccccccccccccccccccccccccaccccccccccccccccccccccccccccccccccccccccccccccccacccccacccccaccccaccccccacccccccccccccccccacccccccccccccccccccccccccccccccc GACCAACTGCCCTAAAATAATGGGGACATTCGGCAGTTTTGGAGGCCTAATTGTTGAGTGa